In one window of Ostrinia nubilalis chromosome 21, ilOstNubi1.1, whole genome shotgun sequence DNA:
- the LOC135082229 gene encoding glucose dehydrogenase [FAD, quinone]-like, protein MILSAQDCQCPLVDEGISLVNSPICSGTFTFMVLLEAFLKGRCNIASPCSRIQSQEELRSEYDFIVVGGGSAGAIVAGRLSENDKFKVLLIEAGDQEPIGARPPSFYRTFWSNENVDWRYRTVPDNYCLDQDGQGCMWPRGKVLGGSSVLNGMMYHRGHAADYEDWVAAGAEGWSWEENKPYFDMTEGNKQIGSLVSGEHHSASGPLPVQQFRYQPLAAHVLLQAINESGLPVITDMNDPSTPDGFSIAQTFNEDGQRYTTARAYLKPHSERPNLDVRLKSHVSRVLFEGIQATGVEFIDENGTTHTVNATKEVILSAGALNSPHILMLSGIGPREILEPLGIPVIADLPVGQTLMNHYGITLYFYLTKLNDTDVLDWSVLTEYLLSRQGPMTGTGITQLTGLLYSSLADQSRKQPDIQFFFNGFYAECSRNGVINEYAEGSNEGRNVSANAAILLPRSVGRMAINSTDPLTPPLFYPGYFSHPDDLVMIRDGARYLQRIFESDTLKNKYGIKLDNKTTERCSGLAEWSDDWIECMARVNTDPQNHQIATAAMGLVIDPTLKVYNVSGLRVIDASSVPTLPTGNPQAAIMLVAERGAAFIKDQWE, encoded by the exons ATGATTCTATCGGCTCAG GACTGTCAGTGTCCACTAGTGGACGAGGGTATATCCCTGGTCAACTCTCCGATATGCAGTGGCACCTTTACCTTCATGGTGCTTCTAGAAGCATTTCTCAAGGGGCGCTGTAACATCGCTTCGCCTTGCAGCAGAATCCAGTCGCAGGAAGAATTGCGATCGGAGTACGACTTTATTGTAGTGGGAGGGGGATCAGCTGGGGCTATCGTGGCAGGCAGGCTCAGCGAGAACGACAAGTTTAAG GTGCTACTAATAGAAGCCGGCGATCAGGAACCTATAGGCGCTCGCCCGCCCTCCTTCTACAGAACGTTCTGGTCCAACGAGAATGTAGACTGGAGGTATCGGACAGTGCCCGACAACTACTGCCTCGACCAAGACGGGCAGGGATGCATGTGGCCGAGGGGAAAAGTTCTCG GCGGGTCCAGCGTGCTCAACGGCATGATGTACCATCGAGGGCACGCAGCCGACTACGAGGACTGGGTCGCGGCGGGGGCCGAGGGCTGGTCGTGGGAGGAGAACAAGCCCTACTTCGACATGACGGAGGGCAACAAGCAGATCGGCTCGCTAGTGAGCGGGGAACACCACTCAGCGTCTGGCCCGTTGCCGGTGCAGCAG TTCAGATACCAGCCGCTAGCCGCGCACGTTCTGCTGCAAGCCATCAACGAGAGCGGGCTACCCGTCATCACCGACATGAACGACCCATCCACCCCCGATGGCTTCAGCATCGCGCAGACCTTCAATGA AGACGGCCAAAGGTACACTACAGCGAGAGCCTACCTGAAACCACATTCAGAGAGGCCCAATCTGGACGTGAGGCTGAAATCTCATGTGTCCAGGGTCCTATTCGAAGGCATCCAGGCCACTGGAGTGGAGTTCATAGATGAAAATGGTACGACTCATACCGTGAACGCGACTAAAGAG GTCATATTAAGTGCAGGTGCACTAAACAGTCCCCATATCCTGATGCTGTCCGGTATCGGGCCGCGTGAGATTCTAGAACCTTTGGGCATCCCAGTGATCGCTGACCTGCCAGTCGGACAAACGCTTATGAACCACTATGGAATCACTTTATACTTCTATCTGACTAAGCTGAACGATACCGATGTGCTTGACTGGAGTGTGCTCACAGAGTATCTATTAAGCAGGCAAGGACCGATGACGGGTACTGGTATAACTCAG CTTACTGGTCTACTTTACTCAAGTCTTGCGGACCAGTCTCGTAAACAACCCGACATTCAGTTCTTCTTCAACGGATTCTACGCGGAATGCTCGAGAAATGGCGTCATCAACGAATACGCTGAGGGCAGTAACGAAGGGAGGAATGTTTC TGCAAACGCAGCGATCCTCCTCCCCCGGAGCGTGGGCCGCATGGCCATCAACTCCACGGACCCGCTGACGCCGCCGCTGTTCTACCCCGGGTACTTCTCGCATCCTGACGACCTCGTCATGATCCGGGACGGCGCTAGGTACTTGCAGAGGATCTTTGAGAGCGAC ACCCTAAAGAATAAGTACGGCATAAAACTGGACAACAAGACGACGGAGCGGTGCTCCGGCCTGGCCGAGTGGTCGGACGACTGGATAGAGTGCATGGCGCGCGTCAACACCGACCCTCAGAACCACCAGATCGCGACCGCTGCGATGGGGCTCGTTATTGACCCCACGCTTAAGGTCTACAACGTTAGTG GTCTTCGAGTGATAGACGCGTCGTCGGTCCCCACGTTGCCGACCGGCAACCCGCAGGCCGCCATCATGCTCGTCGCCGAGAGGGGCGCAGCCTTCATCAAAGACCAGTGGGAATAA